One part of the Rutidosis leptorrhynchoides isolate AG116_Rl617_1_P2 chromosome 1, CSIRO_AGI_Rlap_v1, whole genome shotgun sequence genome encodes these proteins:
- the LOC139875788 gene encoding premnaspirodiene oxygenase-like — protein MEFQISFSLIVIIVATVFFVMKLLNIFKKPNSYPNFPPPGPWKMPLIGNLLSVVSRQPPHVVLRNLARKHGPLMHLQLGEVSALVVSSPQLAKEIMVKKDLSFADRPEIQASKMIAYNSSDLVFAPYGNYWRQLRKICSFELLSAKKVQSFSYIREEEAKFMIESIVSSSISPINLTEKIFTLTNTVVSRAAFGKIPKDQDLLLHMLHETTDVASGFGIVDLFPSYKLLHIVTGMSSKMAKIHQTVDKIFNNVIAEHQKDKENTKGGVDEDGLLDILLRLKDSGDLEFPISLDNIKAVLLDMLSAGTDTSSATVEWALCELLRNPEMLEKAQAEVREVFKGKLSLQESEFQGLKYLKMVIKETMRLHPAGPLMLPRECRESCEINGYVIPVHTKVIINGWALGRDPEYWHDAERFLPERFENSSIDYSGKYFEYLPFGAGRRMCPGMSFGVANVEIILFNLLYHFDWKLPGGMKPEDLDMSETLGVACRRKHNLYLIATPYTPL, from the exons ATGGAATTTCAAATCTCATTTTCGCTCATAGTTATTATTGTTGCAACTGTATTCTTTGTGATGAAGCTACTAAATATATTCAAAAAACCAAATTCATATCCAAACTTCCCACCACCAGGTCCATGGAAAATGCCTCTTATTGGGAACTTATTATCCGTAGTGAGTCGACAACCACCACATGTTGTCCTTAGAAACCTGGCCCGAAAACATGGTCCACTCATGCATCTTCAACTCGGTGAAGTTTCTGCATTGGTTGTTTCTTCACCTCAACTGGCTAAAGAAATCATGGTAAAGAAGGATCTTTCATTTGCAGATAGGCCTGAAATTCAGGCTTCTAAGATGATTGCATATAACTCCTCCGACCTCGTATTTGCTCCATATGGTAATTATTGGAGACAACTCAGAAAAATCTGCAGCTTTGAACTTCTTAGTGCCAAGAAAGTTCAGTCGTTTTCTTATATTCGGGAAGAAGAAGCCAAGTTCATGATAGAATCGATTGTTTCGTCCTCAATATCACCTATTAATCTTACAGAAAAGATTTTTACGTTGACGAATACAGTTGTTTCTAGAGCTGCCTTCGGAAAGATACCCAAAGATCAAGACTTACTGCTTCATATGCTACATGAGACGACTGACGTAGCAAGTGGATTTGGTATTGTAGATCTGTTTCCTTCTTATAAGCTTCTACATATTGTTACAGGAATGAGCTCCAAGATGGCAAAAATACACCAGACTGTTGATAAAATCTTCAATAACGTCATTGCCGAACATCAAAAAGACAAGGAAAATACAAAAGGGGGGGTAGATGAAGATGGTTTGCTTGATATTCTGTTAAGACTTAAAGATAGTGGTGATCTTGAGTTTCCTATCTCATTGGACAACATTAAAGCGGTGTTATTG GATATGTTAAGTGCCGGAACTGATACTTCTTCGGCTACAGTGGAATGGGCCTTGTGTGAACTCCTAAGGAACCCTGAAATGTTAGAAAAAGCACAAGCGGAAGTGCGAGAAGTGTTCAAAGGAAAGCTATCATTGCAAGAAAGTGAGTTTCAAGGACTCAAGTATCTAAAGATGGTAATAAAGGAAACTATGAGGTTGCATCCCGCTGGACCGTTAATGCTTCCTAGAGAATGTAGAGAAAGTTGTGAGATCAACGGATATGTGATACCCGTACATACCAAAGTCATTATTAATGGGTGGGCCCTTGGAAGGGATCCTGAATACTGGCACGATGCAGAACGTTTTCTACCGGAGAGGTTTGAGAATAGTAGTATTGATTACTCAGGAAAATATTTTGAGTATCTTCCATTTGGGGCTGGAAGGAGGATGTGTCCAGGAATGTCGTTTGGTGTAGCGAACGTTGAGATTATTCTATTTAATTTACTCTATCATTTTGACTGGAAACTTCCGGGTGGAATGAAGCCTGAAGACCTGGACATGAGTGAGACTTTAGGAGTTGCATGCAGGAGAAAACATAATCTGTATCTAATTGCCACTCCTTATACTCCACTTTGA